A stretch of Tigriopus californicus strain San Diego chromosome 11, Tcal_SD_v2.1, whole genome shotgun sequence DNA encodes these proteins:
- the LOC131889955 gene encoding UV radiation resistance-associated gene protein-like isoform X2, whose protein sequence is MPEGKSGQSEVGNTFSLSWHLTAEDAPFWSSSAASLSKAGYIMWSGVIMPAPFNNLRGGLVKIWLHPPNSNSPQCLQSLIIVLASLTEVNFVPSRGRLVLFLTGGSGTLSTHLPSWHNGHRQVLVPRVGTGASLSSSYDTRLLARIQRIRRAVDQQELQNRHSCQSLWGAVQSGPEPENMSLSRQILAMSKKKSSTRHRERELRRRLEDLQVTLTILQDQHDRALHRWQGVTARASQLRVTNDDYSQSLTVRVYDFSKTKSSLSSELVTLTEARERLSHCSQAVGTLQSNMMRGFLHIYPINPADMTIRWIKFCTLEDAKALSSRETSMSVLNGWMAHILTVLFKLQDVPMKFPLRPFGSWGRIQDPGDGHVYPLFLKGSDPAQVQHGLKLLNRNIVQLMRHAKLPIKSGEKTVINLLAILQGGELNCIPHNSS, encoded by the exons ATGCCAGAGGGCAAGTCCGGTCAATCTGAGGTGGGTAACACATTCAGCCTGTCCTGGCATCTGACGGCTGAAGATGCCCCGTTTTGGAGTTCATCTGCGG CATCCTTATCGAAAGCGGGGTACATTATGTGGAGTGGCGTGATCATGCCCGCCCCTTTCAATAACTTAAGAGGCGGCCTGGTGAAAATCTGGCTTCACCCGCCCAATTCAAACTCACCTCAGTGCCTCCAATCCCTAATCATCGTCTTGGCTAGTCTCACGGAAGTGAACTTTGTTCCATCGCGGGGCCGTTTGGTCCTTTTCTTAACGGGTGGTTCAGGCACGCTCTCGACCCATTTGCCCTCGTGGCATAATGGCCATCGCCAAGTTCTGGTTCCTCGCGTTGGGACCGGGGCTAGTCTGTCTTCATCGTATGACACGCGATTACTTGCGCGAATACAACGCATTCGTCGAGCCGTGGATCAACAGGAGCTGCAGAATCGTCATAGTTGTCAATCCTTGTGGGGAGCAGTCCAATCCGGACCCGAACCGGAAAACATGTCATTGAGCCGTCAAATCCTAGCcatgagcaagaaaaagagctCGACGCGACATCGCGAGCGAGAACTGCGTCGCCGACTAGAAGACCTTCAAGTGACTTTAACTATCCTACAAGACCAGCACGATCGAGCATTGCACCGTTGGCAGGGAGTTACGGCTCGAGCTAGCCAACTCCGGGTGACCAACGATGACTATTCTCAATCACTCACGGTTCGAGTTTACGATTTTTCCAAAACCAAGTCGTCACTCTCGAGTGAGTTGGTAACTTTGACGGAAGCTCGTGAGCGATTAAGTCATTGCAGCCAAGCTGTTGGAACGCTCCAATCGAACATGATGCGAGGATTCCTTCACATTTACCCGATCAACCCGGCGGATATGACGATCCGTTGGATCAAGTTTTGCACGTTGGAGGATGCCAAGGCCTTAAGTTCGCGTGAGACGTCGATGTCCGTGCTGAATGGGTGGATGGCCCACATTCTGACGGTCTTGTTCAAGCTCCAGGACGTACCCATGAAGTTCCCCTTAAGGCCGTTCGGCTCTTGGGGACGAATTCAAGATCCGGGCGATGGGCACGTGTATCCCTTGTTTTTGAAAGGCTCGGACCCGGCCCAAGTCCAACACGGTTTGAAGCTTTTAAACCGAAATATAGTCCAGTTAATGCGACATGCCAAACTTCCGATCAAGTCGGGGGAGAAAACTGTGATAAATCTACTAGCCATCCTtcagggaggagaattgaATTGTATTCCCCACAACTCGTCATAA
- the LOC131889955 gene encoding UV radiation resistance-associated gene protein-like isoform X1: MVATVSLALSHSNMDDPAASLATSASVLLPSIASRGAGVGVGSSSSPFPPIQIRSSCLSSQRRLDHIKELALMVMPEGKSGQSEVGNTFSLSWHLTAEDAPFWSSSAASLSKAGYIMWSGVIMPAPFNNLRGGLVKIWLHPPNSNSPQCLQSLIIVLASLTEVNFVPSRGRLVLFLTGGSGTLSTHLPSWHNGHRQVLVPRVGTGASLSSSYDTRLLARIQRIRRAVDQQELQNRHSCQSLWGAVQSGPEPENMSLSRQILAMSKKKSSTRHRERELRRRLEDLQVTLTILQDQHDRALHRWQGVTARASQLRVTNDDYSQSLTVRVYDFSKTKSSLSSELVTLTEARERLSHCSQAVGTLQSNMMRGFLHIYPINPADMTIRWIKFCTLEDAKALSSRETSMSVLNGWMAHILTVLFKLQDVPMKFPLRPFGSWGRIQDPGDGHVYPLFLKGSDPAQVQHGLKLLNRNIVQLMRHAKLPIKSGEKTVINLLAILQGGELNCIPHNSS; the protein is encoded by the exons ATGGTGGCCACGGTCAGCCTCGCGCTCAGCCACTCCAACATGGACGATCCTGCCGCCTCATTAGCCACATCGGCCTCGGTTTTGCTCCCATCCATCGCCTCAAGAGGGGCGGGAGTGGGCGTGGGCTCCTCCTCCAGCCCGTTTCCGCCCATTCAGATTCGCTCGTCTTGCCTGAGTTCTCAACGTCGACTGGACCACATCAAGGAACTGGCTTTgatgg TGATGCCAGAGGGCAAGTCCGGTCAATCTGAGGTGGGTAACACATTCAGCCTGTCCTGGCATCTGACGGCTGAAGATGCCCCGTTTTGGAGTTCATCTGCGG CATCCTTATCGAAAGCGGGGTACATTATGTGGAGTGGCGTGATCATGCCCGCCCCTTTCAATAACTTAAGAGGCGGCCTGGTGAAAATCTGGCTTCACCCGCCCAATTCAAACTCACCTCAGTGCCTCCAATCCCTAATCATCGTCTTGGCTAGTCTCACGGAAGTGAACTTTGTTCCATCGCGGGGCCGTTTGGTCCTTTTCTTAACGGGTGGTTCAGGCACGCTCTCGACCCATTTGCCCTCGTGGCATAATGGCCATCGCCAAGTTCTGGTTCCTCGCGTTGGGACCGGGGCTAGTCTGTCTTCATCGTATGACACGCGATTACTTGCGCGAATACAACGCATTCGTCGAGCCGTGGATCAACAGGAGCTGCAGAATCGTCATAGTTGTCAATCCTTGTGGGGAGCAGTCCAATCCGGACCCGAACCGGAAAACATGTCATTGAGCCGTCAAATCCTAGCcatgagcaagaaaaagagctCGACGCGACATCGCGAGCGAGAACTGCGTCGCCGACTAGAAGACCTTCAAGTGACTTTAACTATCCTACAAGACCAGCACGATCGAGCATTGCACCGTTGGCAGGGAGTTACGGCTCGAGCTAGCCAACTCCGGGTGACCAACGATGACTATTCTCAATCACTCACGGTTCGAGTTTACGATTTTTCCAAAACCAAGTCGTCACTCTCGAGTGAGTTGGTAACTTTGACGGAAGCTCGTGAGCGATTAAGTCATTGCAGCCAAGCTGTTGGAACGCTCCAATCGAACATGATGCGAGGATTCCTTCACATTTACCCGATCAACCCGGCGGATATGACGATCCGTTGGATCAAGTTTTGCACGTTGGAGGATGCCAAGGCCTTAAGTTCGCGTGAGACGTCGATGTCCGTGCTGAATGGGTGGATGGCCCACATTCTGACGGTCTTGTTCAAGCTCCAGGACGTACCCATGAAGTTCCCCTTAAGGCCGTTCGGCTCTTGGGGACGAATTCAAGATCCGGGCGATGGGCACGTGTATCCCTTGTTTTTGAAAGGCTCGGACCCGGCCCAAGTCCAACACGGTTTGAAGCTTTTAAACCGAAATATAGTCCAGTTAATGCGACATGCCAAACTTCCGATCAAGTCGGGGGAGAAAACTGTGATAAATCTACTAGCCATCCTtcagggaggagaattgaATTGTATTCCCCACAACTCGTCATAA